One Bombilactobacillus folatiphilus genomic window, ATCATTGACTGCTGCACTAATTGCCGAAACTCCTAAACCAGTATCTAATATTTCTGGTCCCATAGTGACAGCTTGGGCTCCATGCACTAAGGCTGCATTAACTTGCTGCACCGTGTGAAAACTAGCTGCTAAAATTTTAGTTTTTGCTCCACACTGCTTAATTTGTTGCGCCATATCCGCAATCACTTGGTCAGCATTAATATTCATATTGACCATCCGGTTATAATAAGGCGCTAAATAATCAGCGCCTGCCGCTGTCGCTAAAAAGCCTTGAAACTCGGTATAAATGGCCGTAGCGGTAATGCCAAAGCCATCTGCTTTTAAAATTTGCATTGCTGCTAAACCTGCAGCTGTCGTCGGAACTTTTACATAGACATCTGCCCCGATTTCTTGGCGAATTGTCTGCGCATCGGCCACCATTTCTGCTGTTGTTGTACCGACAACTTGAATATGAAAAGTCCGCTCTGGTCCTAACATTTGTTTAATTTGTTTCATCCGTGCAAAGAAATCCACTTTGCCTCCTTTTTTAATGATAGACGGATTAGTGGTAACACCACTTAAGGGAATAATGGTTGAGTACTTTTGAATTGCTTGTAAGTCGCTTGTATCCAATAAAAACTCCATGATAATACCTCCACTCTAATCAGCAATAATTTGAATGCTATCACCTACATGGACATCCGGATATGGTGCATTTTCCACATACAATGTTCCCGGCAACTTGGGTTTAGTTAAACCATCAAAGCTAATCGCAATATGACCCAAATTACCAAGATTAGTTTGTACTTCACTCCCGACGGCGGTAATAGTATAATGATAGTTTTTAATTTGTAAAAACATTCCTGCTTTAATTGTTGAATTGACAGTATTCAATTCGATGATATAACAAGACGAACGTAAAGCATCTGGCGCTTTGGAACCAAAAAGAATCATCATTTTAATATCTTGGAATTCTTTAGCTTCCGCCCCGATTTCTTTTATCGTTGTTACAAAAATAATTTTTTTGGGATTCACACCTACCATAACTTTTCACTCCAATAATGCATTTTCTCTCATGCTTTGTTATCTACCCGAATACAAGCCAAAACTGGCCAACCATGCAACGAAAACACGTGGCACACCATTTAAAAAGCGCGAATACAAAACTGATGGTACCCCAACTTCCACGGTATCAGCATCAGCTTCTTCTAATCCTAAACCCACTGGAATAAAATCACAGGCATTTTGGGTATTAATCGCAAACAAAGCCGGTAAGGCATATTGCGGGGGAATATGCCCTTTGCCAATCTCCACCCCAATTAAAGTTCCAATAATTTGCCCAATCACCGCACCCGGTCCCAAAACAGGCGATAAAAATGGCAAGGAACAAATAAAACCAATAATTAAAAGTCCCCAAATACTACCAGCCATCGGTACCATCAATTTGGCAAACCATTTACCTAAACCTGATCCTTCAATCAGGCCAACTAATAACGAAACAAAGGCCATAAACGGTAAAATTGTATTGATCACGGTTTGAATAGCATCTTTGCCTGCTTGGTTAAAAATCGCAATAAATTTACCAGCACCCATTCCAAATTTAGCTAAAAGACTGGTGCTGCTTTTTTGTTGTGTAATTGTTTGACTGCTATCATATTTCGAATGTTTTGTCTCGGTATCATCTGAAATGGTTGTTGATGTGGTCGCTACTTTCTCTGTTGCTTGCACTTGATCAACATTAACCGCTGATACATAAATTTCTGGGGTAATAAATTGAGCCAATGGACCACTTTTACCGGTCGCCAGAACATTGACGGTAGGAATTCCTTTTTTAGGGTAAATTCCACATCTTAAAGTTCCCCCGCAATCTATGACTGCTAACGCGGTCTCATTATCAGGAATCGATGTTTTAAAACCATCAATTGCTTGCATCCCCGTGATTTTTTCAATTTTATCCACAATTGCCGGTCGACTGCCACCTGTGACGTAAATAAATTTGTGTTTTTCAGGCGTGGGAGTAATGATTAAGGGCCCCCCAAATCCACCAGAACCTTTTTTGATTTTGACACTTTGCCATTTAGCCATCAATCTTGCACCTCCTAATTATGATTCAGCAACCTTACCTGTATCAGCCTCTTTAGATAATTGAATGCCCGAAGTTCGACATACATAAGCAGTGGTGTAGTCTGTTACCCAGCCGCCAATAAAGTTCATCACTAATCCCACAAGTAAATAACGAATCGCTAATTCCATTGTGTCTAATCCTAGCTTCTGAACCCCTTGTGCAATACCCATCCAAATAAACAATTCCGCCGGGTTGATATGGGGAAAGACTCCGTTACTGGTATGACAAAATTGGGCTTGGGAAGCATAATAACTCGGCTTATAATATTCTGGTAAAAAACGGGCCATCGTAAAAGCCATGGGATTACCTAACATAAAAGCTGAAACAAAAGGCAAAACTAGATAACGCATAAAGATATTACTGGATGCAGCGCGCGCAAAATGATTCATTCGCTCTTCACCCACCAAGGCCACAATCGCATTCATTAACACTAACAACATCAAAACTACAGGGACAATTGAACTCACCCAATCCGCAAATTGTTTGCCTCCTAATTGAAATAAATGCATAAAGCCTTTGGCAAAACCTGCAACATATTTCATAACAATTCATCTCCATTTTTGAATTCATATTTTTTGTTTTAATTTGGCTACCCAACTACGTAACTGCACAAACATCGGCAGCGCAAAAACATTAATCTGGGTATCATATTCTGAACTAGCCAGTTGCCCAGTCTGAAAATCAACATAATTTTTATACGCATTTTGAATACATTGCCTCGTGAGAGTATCGTATTGATGTAAACTGTCATAATCAGTAGCAACCATCGCCAAATTCTGATTTCTTAATGACGTTAGATCTTTAAATTTTGCAAAAACAGTTACTCCCTTCATTAGTTTGGCATCTTGAATTTGACCACTTTCATTCATCGCTAACAATAACAATGTTCCTGACCGTATTTTTTTAGGATTTTTCCCAATGAGAACTCGTTGACCTTGTTTGCGTAATAGCCGATAATTCATTGAAAAATTTTTAATTTGAAAAAATCCTAATAAGCCTTGTAACAAAAAAGCGCCAACAAAGATTAACCCAAACATGATCATCATTGTTAAATCCCCTCCATTAATTTGGTCAATGGTGCACCCGGTGTTAAGTGTAAAAGATTTTGGTAAATTCCTTCATTGTGGGAAACAATAAAAATAAAATCATAAATTTCTGACAATGTTTTATTCAAAGCAGTATCTAATTGTTTGGGAATGCCAATTAAAAAAATGATTTTTACCTGTTTGCGTGCGTAAACGATTGCTTGATTATAAAGACCAATTTTTAATAAAACTTGCTTGTGTCCTGTATCATCGACAACATGTGGAATGGCAATTCCATGACTAAAAACATTGACCGTCTGCTGTTCTCGTTTTTTCCACAAATCTAAAAAATTTTTGCTGAGACGTCCACGGGCTATCTCTTCTCGAATCATAGCTTCGGTAGCTTGCAAATAGCCTTGTTGACCATTCAAAGGACAGAGTTGCAATGTACAATTTCCCGCTTCGATTTGCTCCATCAACAAAAAAATTTTTATCTTGGCTTGTAATTCTTCTTTACGAAAAATGCTGCTAATCCGAACAACAGGGGTCTGACTCTTTACCATTTGCAATGGATAGTTAGAAAAAACTAGTAAAAAATGTTCCTGCGTACGCCTAAAAGCTGCATCATCTTCAAAACTCACCATTTGGATTTTATCTGCAAAAATGTCATTCATTTGTTCGGCGACAAAATGACGAATACTATTACTAACCGGTCCCACAATGGCAACTTTATTCTCAGCAGATGAACTTTTTTGTTTATTTAAAGCCATTTGATAATCAATTGTCAGATAATCTAATTCACTTTTTGAGATGGTCAAGTCTAACTGTTGTTCAAAAATATGCGTTGTGATCAACGCTAATTCTGAAGCAATCGGATAATTGGCAGCAAGTCCTTCGCTTAAAAAAGCATCTTCTTGAATTTTAAAAACCGACCGATTGATCATAAAAATTAAGTGATATTTAATTTGTTCATAAGCAGAAGCAAAATCTAACGTTACATCCAGTTCTTGACCAATATTCGTTAATGTCAACGAGTAAATTTTTTGCACCTGCATTAACGCTATCTGTAATTTAGAATTACACACGAAAGAATTGGCGTAAACACTGAGTATCTGCAATAAAAAATAAATTTCAGTCTTGGTTAAGCAACAACCTACCCCCTGATTACAAGCAACAATCAGTGGTTTTAATTTGGTCAAATCAAGCACATCCAAATAATTGGTAATCATTTCTTTCATGCGAATATTGGTCTGAATTAACTTCTTTAAAATCACAAAATTTTTCAAGATTTCCGTTTTGCTATTTTCTGTTAACTTTAAGTCATCCAGTGCTTTTTGAATCTGCTGTCCAGCCTTAGTCTGTACATAGTAATTTTGATCCAGTCGATAATAATCACTCACAAAATTTTTTAACAACAAACCATAAACATAATTATGATCTACCACCAAACGAATTCCCCGATTGGTAGCAGATATTAGTTTGGCTGGATATTTATCTTGATACAGGACTTGCCTAAAACTTTTCAAATCCGAATTCAACGTTCCCTTGCTAATACTCAACGATTCAGCTAAATCGTCTAAAACAATGTAACCTGTGGAAAAAATCAATTGTAAAACAAGCTTGGCTCTCCGCTTAGATAGATCATTTAAATCTAGTGATTCTTTTAATTTTCCTGACTGCAAATTATTAATATATTGAAAATCTTGAATAACCAGATAAAACCGGACACCATGATGACGGATGATTGCTCTTTGTGATAAATCTTCATTTAATTTTTGAATCCGCTTCAAGATTGTCCGTTTTGAAACATTAAACTCTCCCATTAGCTCTGATATTGACACAGAATCATTTTTTAGAAAAAAGTTTAATAATACGTAATCCTGATCATTCATGGCTTCAATTCCTTATCCGCGAGATTTGCCTCCAGCGACGTTGGTCGTAATTCCAGTAATATAACTAGCTTTATCTGACAAATAATAGGCCACCAAATAAGCTACTTCAGATAAACGACCACTTCGACCTAAAGGTGTCGTACTTTTACTCTTGTAACCGGCTCGAATGTCTTTCACAGTTTGATGACGGGTATAGGCCAAAGCTTCTTCATATCTTAATGTCCGCAGACCAGTCGCCTCCATAATGCCAGGAGCTACCCCCACAACCCGAACATTGTATTCACCTAATTCCTTTCCCCCATGATCTAGTGAAACCATTAATGGCTCCTTTGGTAGCTGCATAAATACTTTGTCCCACAGAACCTTCTAAACCTGCTTCGGAGGACATATTGATAATTACACCATTATGTTGTTTGATCATTTGACGTGCGGACACTTGACTTAATAAAAAAACACTCTTGACATTCACGCTAAACATCTTTTCAAAATCTTGTGCTGTAAATTCATATGGACCATGGGCATCTTTCGGATCAGCCAATAATCTAGGCAAATTAATGCCAGCATTATTGACAATACCGTCCAAATGTCCATGCTTATCAACCACCTGTGCCACTAATTGAGTAATGTCATCTTGAGATGTCACATCAGTTTTTTGATAAATATATTTGGGATTCTTCACTTCAGACGCCTGTAAATCAGCATTATAGACATAAGCACCATCAGCCAATAATTCTTGAATAATAGCGGCACCAATGCCTGAAGAACCTCCTGTTACAATAAAAATTTTATCTGTTAATCCTAACCAATTTGTTGTCATATTCGCTAACCTCCTTAACAAGGATAGTAAAGCAATCGTTTACATTTATTAATACAATCTTTTGCACACCCGAGTGCAATTTGTTAACTTAATTTGAACCAAAATTCTGTTTCAGAAGCTGGCAGAATTAGAAATTGTCATTAATCGTTGATTTAAAACAAACTAAAAGGATTGACACCGATAAAATATCGACATCAATCCTTTTAGTTGACTTTGATTTAATTGAAGATATGACCTAGAGTGCTGCCTAGACAAATTAATAATTTTTTTCTTTGATTGATTATTATTCGCTACTAAAAAG contains:
- a CDS encoding fructose-6-phosphate aldolase: MEFLLDTSDLQAIQKYSTIIPLSGVTTNPSIIKKGGKVDFFARMKQIKQMLGPERTFHIQVVGTTTAEMVADAQTIRQEIGADVYVKVPTTAAGLAAMQILKADGFGITATAIYTEFQGFLATAAGADYLAPYYNRMVNMNINADQVIADMAQQIKQCGAKTKILAASFHTVQQVNAALVHGAQAVTMGPEILDTGLGVSAISAAVNDFTKDWQSIYGNTTIATL
- a CDS encoding PTS glucitol/sorbitol transporter subunit IIA — encoded protein: MVGVNPKKIIFVTTIKEIGAEAKEFQDIKMMILFGSKAPDALRSSCYIIELNTVNSTIKAGMFLQIKNYHYTITAVGSEVQTNLGNLGHIAISFDGLTKPKLPGTLYVENAPYPDVHVGDSIQIIAD
- the srlE gene encoding PTS glucitol/sorbitol transporter subunit IIB, which translates into the protein MAKWQSVKIKKGSGGFGGPLIITPTPEKHKFIYVTGGSRPAIVDKIEKITGMQAIDGFKTSIPDNETALAVIDCGGTLRCGIYPKKGIPTVNVLATGKSGPLAQFITPEIYVSAVNVDQVQATEKVATTSTTISDDTETKHSKYDSSQTITQQKSSTSLLAKFGMGAGKFIAIFNQAGKDAIQTVINTILPFMAFVSLLVGLIEGSGLGKWFAKLMVPMAGSIWGLLIIGFICSLPFLSPVLGPGAVIGQIIGTLIGVEIGKGHIPPQYALPALFAINTQNACDFIPVGLGLEEADADTVEVGVPSVLYSRFLNGVPRVFVAWLASFGLYSGR
- the srlA gene encoding PTS glucitol/sorbitol transporter subunit IIC, producing the protein MKYVAGFAKGFMHLFQLGGKQFADWVSSIVPVVLMLLVLMNAIVALVGEERMNHFARAASSNIFMRYLVLPFVSAFMLGNPMAFTMARFLPEYYKPSYYASQAQFCHTSNGVFPHINPAELFIWMGIAQGVQKLGLDTMELAIRYLLVGLVMNFIGGWVTDYTTAYVCRTSGIQLSKEADTGKVAES
- a CDS encoding transcriptional regulator GutM: MMIMFGLIFVGAFLLQGLLGFFQIKNFSMNYRLLRKQGQRVLIGKNPKKIRSGTLLLLAMNESGQIQDAKLMKGVTVFAKFKDLTSLRNQNLAMVATDYDSLHQYDTLTRQCIQNAYKNYVDFQTGQLASSEYDTQINVFALPMFVQLRSWVAKLKQKI
- a CDS encoding BglG family transcription antiterminator is translated as MNDQDYVLLNFFLKNDSVSISELMGEFNVSKRTILKRIQKLNEDLSQRAIIRHHGVRFYLVIQDFQYINNLQSGKLKESLDLNDLSKRRAKLVLQLIFSTGYIVLDDLAESLSISKGTLNSDLKSFRQVLYQDKYPAKLISATNRGIRLVVDHNYVYGLLLKNFVSDYYRLDQNYYVQTKAGQQIQKALDDLKLTENSKTEILKNFVILKKLIQTNIRMKEMITNYLDVLDLTKLKPLIVACNQGVGCCLTKTEIYFLLQILSVYANSFVCNSKLQIALMQVQKIYSLTLTNIGQELDVTLDFASAYEQIKYHLIFMINRSVFKIQEDAFLSEGLAANYPIASELALITTHIFEQQLDLTISKSELDYLTIDYQMALNKQKSSSAENKVAIVGPVSNSIRHFVAEQMNDIFADKIQMVSFEDDAAFRRTQEHFLLVFSNYPLQMVKSQTPVVRISSIFRKEELQAKIKIFLLMEQIEAGNCTLQLCPLNGQQGYLQATEAMIREEIARGRLSKNFLDLWKKREQQTVNVFSHGIAIPHVVDDTGHKQVLLKIGLYNQAIVYARKQVKIIFLIGIPKQLDTALNKTLSEIYDFIFIVSHNEGIYQNLLHLTPGAPLTKLMEGI